A single region of the Plantactinospora soyae genome encodes:
- a CDS encoding sensor histidine kinase has translation MRTGAAAGHDGYYHEAVCYRSDAELLAVAVPFLLDGVAAGEPTVVSLGEQNEALVRAALPADAPVTFLTGGDVYARPAAAIKAYRQLLAGYVAEGARQIRIIGEVPRVALGATWDWWARYESAINRVYDDYPLWSMCAYDTRITPAPVLGDIMRTHPRIATADGRSVPSGTYTDPAAYLTETRTVLPDPLQRTAPVIELTDPTPTQARRAVYGADRGQLPADDVEDLVVAVSETVTNALRYGRPPVRFRLWTGDDRIVVTVSDGGTGPKDPFAGLIPAGNGSPGGLGLWITYQSCGHVALHRDADTFTVRLTAGNPHFAV, from the coding sequence AACGGGCGCGGCCGCCGGACACGACGGCTACTACCACGAAGCCGTCTGCTACCGGTCCGACGCGGAACTGCTCGCCGTGGCGGTGCCGTTCCTACTCGACGGAGTCGCCGCCGGAGAGCCGACCGTGGTGTCCCTCGGCGAGCAGAACGAGGCACTGGTCCGGGCGGCACTTCCCGCCGATGCGCCGGTCACCTTCCTGACCGGCGGCGACGTGTACGCCCGGCCGGCCGCCGCGATCAAGGCGTACCGGCAACTGCTCGCCGGCTACGTCGCCGAGGGCGCGCGGCAGATCCGGATCATCGGCGAGGTGCCGCGCGTCGCGCTCGGCGCGACCTGGGACTGGTGGGCCCGGTACGAATCGGCGATCAACCGCGTGTACGACGACTATCCGCTGTGGAGCATGTGCGCCTACGACACCCGGATCACGCCCGCGCCCGTACTCGGCGACATCATGCGCACCCATCCGCGCATCGCCACGGCGGACGGCCGGTCTGTACCGAGCGGCACCTACACCGACCCCGCCGCGTACCTGACCGAGACGCGTACGGTGCTGCCCGATCCGCTCCAGCGGACCGCGCCGGTGATCGAGCTGACCGATCCCACGCCGACCCAGGCCCGCCGTGCCGTGTACGGCGCCGACCGGGGGCAACTGCCGGCCGACGATGTCGAGGATCTGGTCGTCGCGGTCAGCGAGACGGTCACCAACGCGCTCCGGTACGGGCGCCCACCGGTCCGGTTCCGCCTCTGGACCGGTGACGACCGCATCGTCGTCACGGTCAGCGATGGCGGCACCGGGCCGAAGGACCCCTTCGCCGGCCTGATTCCGGCCGGCAACGGATCTCCGGGTGGTCTCGGCCTGTGGATCACCTATCAGTCCTGCGGCCACGTGGCGCTCCACCGTGACGCGGACACCTTCACCGTACGACTGACCGCCGGAAACCCGCACTTCGCCGTCTGA